From a region of the Mycobacterium sp. SMC-8 genome:
- a CDS encoding PPE family protein: protein MAAIGIPIPPIWVAFPPEINTSRLQAGAGAVPMLQAAAGWEAFAISLETQADELTASLASLAQMWQGMGSERAVAAAMPMVLWLRMLSLQAHKRAAQASAQASAWTTAATGTPQLPEIEQNHITNAVLNATNFLGVNTVPIAVNEADYVRMWNQAAAVMTAYETETMLNSTFEPVAPPKPIVLPGGAESALATGLAGAAPGMATAVARNATFTKVSSIGKLDELNQKAGKVEGTLHQAANSGRSQAEQGQLLQQAPQQGMQMGMQMASQLGSTLGQVPQQMMQGVTQPFQQLTQPLQQMSSLFGQMGGFGGDKGAQIGMLGATPFSNHPAIGGNGAAAGAGLVRAASLPGAGGTAARTPLMSNLVGSGLQPTMNAVSVGAGAGAGVGAGLAPVGAGGGMGAGGPMGMLGQRGRSGGSKPGLNAPAPLEHDLSEDEDDDW, encoded by the coding sequence ATGGCCGCCATCGGCATTCCCATCCCACCGATCTGGGTAGCGTTCCCTCCCGAGATCAATACGTCGCGGCTGCAGGCCGGTGCCGGTGCGGTGCCGATGCTGCAGGCGGCGGCGGGCTGGGAGGCGTTCGCGATCTCGCTGGAGACGCAGGCCGATGAGCTGACGGCCAGCCTCGCCTCGCTGGCCCAGATGTGGCAGGGAATGGGCAGCGAGCGCGCGGTTGCCGCGGCGATGCCGATGGTGTTGTGGCTGCGAATGCTCTCGCTGCAGGCGCACAAACGGGCCGCCCAGGCGTCGGCGCAGGCGTCGGCGTGGACCACAGCGGCCACCGGCACCCCGCAGTTGCCCGAGATCGAGCAGAACCACATCACCAACGCGGTGCTCAACGCCACCAACTTCCTCGGCGTCAACACCGTCCCGATCGCGGTCAATGAGGCTGACTACGTACGGATGTGGAACCAGGCGGCCGCGGTGATGACCGCCTATGAGACCGAGACCATGCTGAACTCGACCTTCGAACCGGTGGCGCCGCCGAAGCCGATCGTGCTGCCGGGCGGAGCCGAGTCGGCGCTGGCCACCGGACTGGCCGGCGCCGCCCCCGGGATGGCGACCGCCGTCGCCCGCAATGCGACGTTTACCAAGGTGAGCAGCATCGGCAAGCTGGACGAGCTCAACCAGAAAGCCGGAAAGGTCGAAGGGACACTGCATCAGGCCGCGAATTCGGGCCGCTCCCAAGCCGAGCAGGGCCAGCTGCTGCAGCAGGCCCCCCAGCAGGGAATGCAGATGGGCATGCAGATGGCCTCCCAGTTGGGCTCGACGCTGGGCCAGGTCCCGCAGCAGATGATGCAGGGGGTCACGCAGCCGTTCCAGCAGCTGACGCAGCCGCTTCAGCAGATGTCCTCGCTGTTCGGTCAGATGGGCGGATTCGGTGGCGACAAGGGGGCACAGATCGGAATGCTGGGCGCCACACCGTTTTCCAACCACCCAGCGATCGGTGGGAACGGTGCTGCCGCCGGTGCGGGTCTGGTGCGCGCCGCGTCGTTACCCGGTGCGGGCGGTACTGCTGCGCGGACCCCACTGATGTCGAACCTTGTCGGTTCAGGACTGCAGCCGACGATGAACGCCGTGTCGGTCGGAGCGGGAGCCGGTGCGGGCGTCGGCGCCGGCCTGGCTCCTGTCGGCGCCGGAGGCGGGATGGGCGCCGGCGGACCGATGGGGATGCTGGGCCAGCGCGGCAGGAGCGGTGGCAGCAAGCCCGGATTGAACGCGCCCGCACCGCTGGAGCACGACCTCAGCGAAGACGAAGACGACGACTGGTAG
- a CDS encoding WXG100 family type VII secretion target — protein MALEADVASLATEAGTFDRIAGELTAVRAQVESTAAALAVNLDTPDAGRAAQAALLRYQEASDQQIRLLTDISQNIQISGIKYEATDADNSSRVAASMSNVL, from the coding sequence ATGGCACTTGAGGCAGATGTTGCGTCGTTAGCCACAGAGGCGGGGACATTCGACCGGATCGCGGGCGAGCTCACTGCGGTGCGCGCCCAGGTCGAGTCCACCGCCGCGGCTCTGGCAGTCAACCTGGATACCCCGGATGCGGGCAGGGCGGCGCAGGCCGCGCTGCTGCGTTACCAGGAGGCCTCCGATCAGCAGATCCGTCTGCTCACGGACATCTCGCAGAACATCCAGATCAGCGGCATCAAGTACGAAGCCACCGACGCCGACAACTCCTCGCGCGTCGCGGCCTCGATGAGCAACGTCCTGTAG
- the eccCb gene encoding type VII secretion protein EccCb: MTVESGQKVLREVVLEQLTTGENHAYRMWLPPLADPTPVNELIARDYERRPLRIGLGIMDEPRRHRQEVWGIDVTTAAGNIAIGGAPQTGKSTLLQTFILSASASHTPRQIQFYCVDMGGGGLMYIEDLPHVGGVATRAEPDRVNRVVAEVKAVLRQREQTFKEYRVGSMADYRQMRDNPDHPASADPFGDVFLVIDGWPAFAAEFAELEATVQDIAGQGLAYGVHTMISTPRWTELRARVRDYLGTKIEFRLGDVNETQIDRITREIPINRPGRAVSTEKHHLMIGVPRLDGVHSAEGLVPAMSAAVKEIAARHTEEAPRVRVLPSRIYLNELDPNPPGPDADYRTRWTIPVGVRESDLTVAHNHMHTTPHHLIFGAAKSGKTTVAHAIARAICARNTPQQVRFMVADYRSGLLEAVPETHLLPAGGINRNHSVLEESIRALVSNLVKRLPPTDLTPSQLRQRSWWTGPDVVLLVDDWHMITAAGGMLSPMAPLAPLLPAAADIGLHLVVTCQMSQASRATMDKFVGTAYGAGTPTMFLSGEKQDFPSREIVVKKRPPGQAFYVTPDVKEVIQAAYVDPPEE; this comes from the coding sequence ATGACGGTCGAGTCCGGGCAGAAGGTGCTGCGCGAAGTTGTCCTTGAGCAGCTGACCACCGGTGAGAATCATGCCTACCGGATGTGGTTGCCGCCGTTGGCCGATCCCACACCGGTCAACGAGCTGATCGCGCGCGACTACGAGCGGCGGCCGTTGCGGATCGGGCTCGGCATCATGGACGAGCCCCGCCGGCACCGGCAGGAGGTGTGGGGTATCGACGTCACCACCGCCGCAGGCAACATCGCGATCGGCGGGGCGCCTCAGACGGGTAAGTCGACGCTGTTGCAGACGTTCATCCTGTCGGCATCGGCGTCGCACACCCCGCGCCAGATTCAGTTCTACTGCGTCGACATGGGCGGCGGCGGGCTGATGTACATCGAGGACCTGCCACATGTCGGTGGCGTGGCGACCCGGGCCGAGCCGGACCGGGTCAACCGTGTGGTCGCCGAGGTGAAAGCCGTGCTGCGGCAACGTGAGCAGACGTTCAAGGAGTACCGGGTCGGCTCCATGGCCGACTACCGGCAGATGCGGGACAACCCCGATCACCCGGCGTCGGCGGACCCTTTCGGGGATGTGTTCCTGGTCATCGACGGCTGGCCGGCGTTCGCAGCCGAGTTCGCCGAACTGGAAGCCACCGTGCAGGACATCGCCGGGCAGGGACTGGCCTACGGCGTGCACACGATGATCTCCACTCCGCGCTGGACGGAACTGCGTGCCCGGGTGCGCGACTACCTCGGCACCAAGATCGAATTCCGGCTGGGCGACGTCAACGAGACCCAGATCGACCGGATCACCCGCGAGATCCCGATCAACCGCCCAGGACGGGCCGTGTCGACCGAGAAGCACCACCTGATGATCGGGGTGCCCCGGCTGGACGGCGTGCACAGCGCCGAGGGACTGGTGCCCGCAATGTCCGCGGCCGTCAAGGAGATCGCGGCGCGTCACACCGAGGAAGCCCCGCGCGTGCGGGTGCTGCCCAGCCGCATCTACCTCAACGAGCTGGATCCGAACCCGCCCGGTCCGGACGCGGATTACCGGACGCGCTGGACGATCCCGGTCGGCGTGCGCGAATCGGACCTCACGGTGGCGCACAACCATATGCACACCACCCCGCACCACCTGATCTTCGGTGCGGCCAAGTCCGGCAAGACCACCGTCGCGCACGCGATCGCGCGGGCGATCTGTGCCCGCAACACTCCGCAGCAGGTCCGGTTCATGGTGGCCGACTATCGGTCCGGTCTGCTGGAGGCGGTGCCTGAGACCCATCTGCTGCCGGCCGGCGGGATCAACCGCAACCACAGCGTGCTGGAGGAGTCGATCAGGGCGCTGGTGTCGAACCTGGTGAAGCGGCTACCGCCGACCGACCTCACCCCGTCGCAGCTGCGGCAGCGGTCGTGGTGGACCGGACCCGACGTCGTGCTGTTGGTCGACGACTGGCACATGATCACCGCCGCCGGCGGCATGCTGTCGCCGATGGCCCCGCTGGCGCCGTTGCTGCCGGCCGCCGCCGACATCGGTCTGCACCTGGTCGTCACGTGCCAGATGAGCCAGGCGAGCCGGGCCACGATGGACAAGTTCGTCGGGACCGCGTACGGGGCGGGCACCCCGACGATGTTCCTGTCCGGAGAGAAGCAGGACTTTCCGTCCCGCGAGATCGTGGTCAAGAAAAGGCCCCCTGGCCAGGCGTTTTATGTGACACCGGATGTGAAGGAAGTGATCCAGGCGGCGTATGTGGATCCGCCCGAAGAATAA
- a CDS encoding PE family protein, translating into MQPLSHNPGAVGVGGQVTANGARGLATGTAATAEVSALAPAGADEVSAAAALNFAAEGVQTLGINALAQEEIARAGAAVIEIAGVYQAVDAANGATLI; encoded by the coding sequence ATGCAGCCATTGAGTCATAACCCGGGTGCTGTCGGCGTCGGCGGGCAGGTCACCGCGAACGGCGCGCGGGGTCTTGCGACGGGCACCGCGGCCACCGCCGAGGTCAGTGCGCTCGCCCCGGCAGGGGCTGATGAGGTCTCGGCCGCGGCGGCGTTGAACTTCGCTGCCGAAGGCGTGCAGACCCTCGGCATCAACGCACTCGCGCAGGAGGAGATCGCGCGCGCGGGCGCCGCCGTCATCGAGATCGCCGGGGTGTATCAGGCCGTCGACGCTGCGAACGGCGCGACGCTGATCTGA
- a CDS encoding WXG100 family type VII secretion target: MTSGGSINYNFAGIEADSGEISAAVGKVNGLLAEGQGALNRLQGTWRGDGAMSYEAVQQRWNQNSEELNLALQSLAHAVRDSGVDMGGTEQNVMGMFT; the protein is encoded by the coding sequence GTGACTAGCGGAGGCTCGATCAACTACAACTTCGCCGGCATCGAAGCCGATTCCGGTGAGATCAGCGCGGCCGTGGGCAAGGTCAACGGCCTGCTCGCCGAGGGCCAGGGCGCACTGAACCGGCTCCAGGGCACGTGGCGCGGGGACGGCGCGATGTCCTACGAGGCCGTCCAGCAGCGCTGGAACCAGAACTCCGAGGAACTGAACCTGGCGCTGCAGAGCCTGGCGCACGCGGTTCGCGACTCCGGTGTCGACATGGGCGGCACCGAGCAGAACGTGATGGGAATGTTCACCTAA